The Streptobacillus felis region TTTTTAATTACATTTTTTTCATATGCAAACATAACAGTAGATGGAAAAACTAATGTATATGTAGAAAAGAGTAATAGTGGTGTAGACATCATAAATATTTCAACTCCAAGTCCTAAAGGTGTAAGTCATTCAACCTTTAAAGAATTTAATGTAAGTGAAAAAGGTGCTGTAATAAATAATGCAAAAAATATTGCAAGGAGTAGAATTGCAGGACTAATAAATGGTAATAATAATATTAAAGATACAAGAGCAAAACTTGCCCTTCTAGATGTAACAGGATTAGAAGAAAGTAAACTAAAAGGAATACTTGAAGCATTAAGTAAAGATAAATTAGATGTAATACTTTCAAATCCTAATGGAATAACACTAGATGGTGCAAGTTTTTTAAATATACATAATATGGCTTTAACAACATCAAAACCAATAATAGAAAATGAAGAAATAAAAGG contains the following coding sequences:
- a CDS encoding filamentous hemagglutinin N-terminal domain-containing protein; protein product: FLITFFSYANITVDGKTNVYVEKSNSGVDIINISTPSPKGVSHSTFKEFNVSEKGAVINNAKNIARSRIAGLINGNNNIKDTRAKLALLDVTGLEESKLKGILEALSKDKLDVILSNPNGITLDGASFLNIHNMALTTSKPIIENEEIKGYNCSGIINL